The sequence ATGTAaacttttttatcctttttttttttaagctggagtgtttttttgttgttttttttttttttttaagagatgcaACTCTTAATAACCATTAAAGCAAATATATAAGTGCTGGACTTTTTGAGGTCTGAAtcttaagattttcttttttttttttcttaagtaattGATACCATTAGTAAATATAGGAAAAGagaatgtaatttcttttgctaCTTTGGATATTTGTAAGTTAGATGAAGTAAGCTACCTTCAGATCAGCTTGCATTTAGTTCTCTGTTTATTGAGCAGGTTCTTTATGTCTGGAAAACCTGAAAGGAACACAAACTGATGCTGATAGTCAGTTTAGACTTAGATTTTTCGCCTTGCGTACAACTGCTTGTCCATCTGATGCTTTCCCTTTAATGTGCAATAGCTTGTCCTCCTAATAAAACACCCTCTTAGAACCATGATGAGCATGGGGATttgttgtgtgtgtggtttAAGTGATGAAGTACCAACTGTGCCTTGCTGAGCTTTCGCAGTGCCTGTGAATGGTGTATTTTCCAATTAACAGGTAACCCATTCAGTACTTGTTTTCTAAATTACGCCATTTTTGCTAAATATGGCTAAAAACCTGCATAGATGACCAGCTGGACTTTTTATATAATGTTCAGTGGATATGGCACACTTCAAAGAAATAATGAGTTATTCTGAAGTGAGATAATCTAAAATGttcagtttaaaatgaaatgacaacTGTATCATGTGACATAGACTTCACTTCAGATCCAAGTCTATGTGGAGGaaacttttgtttcttctaGTGCTCTGAATATGTTTAATTACCACCTTATCAAAGATAGCAGTGAAACAGTAAAATactcaaacatttttttgctgAGGAATCCAGTTCTGTTGGCTGTAATTGTGAAGCCAGCTTTCGGCTTCTTAGGAATTGAAAGGTATTgtgtctcttcctttctttcctcttcagcagcaaaacaaacatgcaCACTCCCACCCCATGCAGACTAAGTTTTTTGCAAGGAAGAAAGAGTGGTAGAAAGATCCCTTATTCTGCCGTTCTCCTGGTGTTTTGGATCACTTTTCTCTGCATGTTATTCATGTATTGGTTTCCTCGGGCATTGTTGTGAAAGTAATGTTTTTTTGACCTTACTGCTAGTAATGAGTTCTGAACAGGTTATTGGATACTTTCAATCTAGGtaatttcagaaaagtaatTGCAAGAAAAGCAGTAGTGGCATTATATCCACAGTATGGAGAAAACAGACTTACACTTCTGTGGCATTTAGTAGATGTTTGTGTAGCTCTTTCAGGTTCAAGAACGTTATGgttgagtattttttttatttcctctccccccccagtgAGGTTGGCACTTCTGGAGTGAGTGTTTTGATGCTGAGCCATGAGTAAAGCCCCTGTACTTGGGGGGGGAAACTTCTTCATATGGTTTTAATGGAAGTATTTCTTCACATCTCTGATCAAAATTCTTTGCTAGTCTTAAATTTTACAGTTTTGGCCTGTTTTTCCAGTCGGTCGTCTTCCTCGGGTGTTGAGGTGAGATGGCTGGTTTGGCTGGTTGGGGATGGGGACTGAGCAGTGTGGGGGAGCCTTGTCCTGCTTGCAGACGGGGTCTGGGAGGTCCCAGGTCTGGGCAGTGGAATCACTGGTTTCATTGATTTCCTGGTCCTGCTGAGGGCTGTGAAACTTGAGGGTAAGGTCCATTTCTCAGAGCAGTTGAAGTATTTGGgcagcaggttttgttttgtaactGGGACAGCATTGCGTCCCCTACAAAATCTTATAGTAACAGCATAAAGGGGTGAAGGTGTGTATGAGGGGGGAATTTTGTTTGATGCACATGGAGCTTAGCTGAAACTACAGTTTTTGTTTGACCTTGttgtgtgggatttttttcttttttttttttccaaactgttttACAGAACAGATTCCTTTTTAGGCTTGAGGCATCTCTTTCAAACAAGCTGTTTTGAAGCTGAGATTGAACTTGATGCTCCCATGTTGCTCTGAAGTGGTCTGACTTCTGTATGGGAGTTCATTGTGATTTGTAGTCCACTTTGGTTTTGCTAGTTTTGTGTGCAATTAATTTCTAGTCACTCCTTATTTTGACCTTTTGGCACTATTTTGAACCTGTTGCTCTCTAGACTTCGTGTAATTTGTGTATGCTGAGGTCTTCACTGTGCTTTCTCAAGTGGTGAAAATTCTGTCCCCTTATACCTGAAGAGCACgtaatacaatttttttcatttgcagttcAGCTATGTTCCTCTAGCCGTCCCAAATAAGGTAGACTGTTTTTCTGataatcagaaaaaatatgttgGAGATGTGGGAGAATGTATTCTTACAGTTTCCCAAGTCTTGCTTCTTGTATATTTTACAACCCATCTAGCTCTTATTTTGGATTATTTTGGACAATTTTTATAATTTGTTCAGTAAAGAGGGTGCAAGAACATATATCCCTTGCTCGTATTTGTTAATACAACTGATAGTTCCCTAGTTTGGCAATACGTTGATAATAATattactgctttctttttgaattgtcctctggaaagaaaatataacttTGCTAAAAAAGTGTGTGCATGAGAAAGAGGTGAAGAGCTTAAACATTAAAATCTTTGTTTCATGATTTTACAGGACAGGGAAAGAGGGCCAACCCAGGGAATACTACACTTTGGATTCTATCTTGTTCCTGCTCAATAATGTGCACCTTTCTCATCCTGTTTATGTCCGCCGTGCTGCAGTAAGTAGACCATacaaaacttgatttttttcttgcttgtaaGTTATATGTGCATAGTTATTTTCAGGGAATGATAGTAACATTTAAGTGTATGAATttggctggggaagggaagaagataTGCaacaaagtgtgtgtgtgtgtttaaaaaagaacacCTTACTTAGGGATTAAATGACAGACCTTGTCAAGGTGGAGTATTTTTCCTGACAATTCACTTTCTAACAGATTATCCCTTCAAACCACCAGGTTGCATTTACAACAAGAGTCTGTCACCCAAATATTAACAGTAATGGCAGCATTTCTCTTGATATTCTACAGTCACAGTTGTCTCTGGCACTATTGCAAAAGTACTTTTGTCCATCTGTTCTCTGTTGTGCGATCCCAATCTAGATGATCCCGTAGTGCCTGAGATTGCAAGGAtctacaaaatacagaaaagtacAGCAGAATAACTTCAGAGTGGACTCGGAAGTATGCAATctaattaaagaaattattggATAAGCTCTATAAATAAAGATGGGGGAACTCTGATAGAGAAAGCCCTTTTGATTGCCATTTGACTGCTTTCTGTGAGCCCATGCTTCATCTTCCCCTGTGCCATATGGTTACCTGATACAGCAGTGCTGCGTGTTCTACGTAGTTGGAACaacaaaattgaaatatttgATTTCTGTGTACTAACATTGACTCTTGGCAGAgaagcgtgtgtgtgtgtgtttaaaagcTAGTTTTGAATCTTATTTGCAAGTTTgaagtgaaggagaaaaaaggctgTCCTCTCTTTTATAGCAGACAACGTGTTTCATTTTGTGTAGTTGAACATCCTCTAGGAAGTAATTGTATCTTTAAGCTTGACAGTTATACTTTTTTGGGAGGCAGGACGTGTGTTCCTGTGTGAATGAATagttttcaataaaatgaaaaatcttcaGCAAGAGGCTTTGAAGGAATAACAGTTTAATGTCAAGTCCGCTGtcttttcagactgaaaatattCCTGTTGTAAGAAGACCTGATAGGAAGGACTTGCTTGCATACCTAAATGGGGAAACATGTGAGTGATGCTTTCTTTTAACTTAGACACCTAGTGTGCTTTACCGCTTCATATTTATGGCTCATATGAGGGGTGGAAGGGGAAGGATGGTTAATGATGGTCAGTGTGCAGCTTAATTGAATATGTTCAAACTTCTCAAACGAAGTTAggatttcttttattgtttaattttgttctgcACTTAGCTATTTTTATGGCACTTAGATAGGAGCTGCATTCCTACATGCATGTTTAGAAGTGAGCtacttttttattactattaacATCCTTTAGTTAATAGTTATGTGTTAGAATGCTtagggtttattttctttccttctctagATTGTGGGAAACTTCTGGTAGTGCATTGATCTTGATGCAGTAAATGTGTGGGATAAAATCTTCAGTACAGTAAAATACCCCAAATCACTGCTTTGTCAGACTGGCAGATTTGCCTAGTATTCCATCATCTTAAAATTTTTGTTAACAATAGTCAGAGAAAAGAGGTTTCTTTGAGAGAAAGTTCTCTCTGTTTTCTAGGTGGTCTTAGAACTTTAAGTATGCTGGAATATGagattatttctgaaatatgaaCAGTACaccatttttttatatatattttaaaggaacCAGCAGGTTGACTTTGTTCCAAAAACTAGACAAACTAGTAGATCTTGATTCCAGGTTATAAAGTAATTATCTTTGtaactctgttttcttttatgtggTACATACAGATCATAGAATCACTAATTTATGTTGGAAAGGACCATAGGAGGTCATCTGGTTCAATTCCCTTTTCAAAAAAGGGCCAAATgaccctgagcaacctgatctaacttAATGTTCAGTCAGGTTCTGAatggctgctctgctctcatgagtcctgcagtactgcattcagctctggggcccccaacataagaaggacatggacctgttggagtgaaTGCAGAGGAgagccatgaagatgatcagagggctggagcacctctcctatgaagacaggctgagagagttgggattgttcagcctggagaagagaaggctccatggagaccttacagcagccttccagtacctaaagggggcctacaagaaagctggaaagggactttttacaaaggcatgtagtgacaggacgaggggtaatggctttaaactgaaagagggtagatttagattagatgtaaggaagaagctcttcactgtgagggtggtgaggcactggaacaggttgcctggtgaggttgtggctgccccatccctggaagtgttcaaggccaggttggatggggctttgagcaacctggtctagtggaagaaGGTAtccctgcctatggcaggggggctggaactagatgatctttaaggtcccttccaacccaaacctaTGATTCTATCATCTCcagttccagtgtttgactgcGTTTGCTACCTAATATCTAGTTAGAATTTCCTTTGTTGCAATTTGTCTGttgtccttcttccttttaTACTTAAATACTTTTGCAAATCTTTTGTACTTAAGTGAAATGTTGTGTTTGATTACAGCAACCTCATCAAGCATAGACAGAAGTGCTCCACTTGAAATTGGTCTTCAACGGTCCACTCAAGGTACAGTTTAActaaaaaataactttgagGCTTATTTTATGACAGTGTACTACaatcttgtatttttaatatcctCTTTTTCTTGTAGTTAAGAGAGCAGCAGATGAAATATTAGCAGAAGCAAAGAAACCAAGAATAGAGGTAATGTCAGTAACTGTCATCAATACAAATTGGGGGTGGTGGTAAATTACAGTATTTATCTGTTCTTGTAGCAATTCAGTTGGGCTACCTGTCCTCTGGGTGCACACAGTACTTCTGTTAGTGTGAACATGAACTGGAAGGAGTTAGAATTTAAGCCTCTGATTTAAACTTGGAATTTTAGCTGCTAGTAGATGTGTGTTGTAGTATGAAAGGGGAAAGCTTGACCGCATATCTGTAAGTACCTTTTGCATTATAACCTGTCTGCTAGAACTATGGGATTGGAATAAAAGTGCTGTTTAATGATTGATTATGGTTATTTGCCATCCATGAGTTGGGATTATACTTAAGTGCCAGTCTTATCTCTATGAATGGATACTTACTTGTTTTACCTGCTATTTTAGTCCCTTTGTAGCAGTATATGAAACTGTCCCTGTGATTACTATTTTCTGAAGCTGTGTCTTAGGCAATTAACTTAATAGTGTATTTTCACAAGTGCCTCTTGAGTAGAAGCAATATGTCTAGTTATTGCACACATTGTATCTGACTTACtgttttttgtaattttttttaaactaagttCATCCAGTTGTCTCCTATGTGAGTTATTATAAATCTGGCTgtatattttttcagtgtacTGAGGCTTTAGATTTCTTCTTAGAAGAAGAGTTACCAAATACATAAATTCACTTATTTGAGAATTGGATTTGAACATTGTTTATGCTTAACTATAACTGCATAAGAATCATAAGAACTTTATGCTTTCTTAATGGCATATGAGCAGATGATTGCTGTGAGGTGGCCTATTGGTGATCtatggattattatttttttttattctacattACACAATGTGGTTTTGATGCCAGTATGTTTTGAAACTATAGATCTTCACTGTCATAATTTGGAGAACCAAGAATTCTGCATGTGAGCCTAAGGAGCTTATGGCCATCTTCTCTGTTTCCTTGCTGCTCTGGCAGCTCAGAGTCTGTAAAGTCTGTTCTTTTGGAGATCATCTCTGTGTAGAGATTCCAGGTCTTTCCTGATACATGGGCATGACTGGCTTTGCTGTGCTTCAGCCTTTCCAAACAGCCTTTTAGCAACAGGGCAGGCTTGATGCTGATTTAAGTTTTGTGGGGAAATAAGACAGATTGAACACAAGTGGTGCCAGAA comes from Haliaeetus albicilla chromosome 8, bHalAlb1.1, whole genome shotgun sequence and encodes:
- the LOC138686398 gene encoding LOW QUALITY PROTEIN: ubiquitin-conjugating enzyme E2 D2-like (The sequence of the model RefSeq protein was modified relative to this genomic sequence to represent the inferred CDS: inserted 4 bases in 3 codons) is translated as MIGLNDRPCQGGVFFLTIHFLTDYPFKPPXVAFTTRVCHPNINSNGSISLDILQSQLSLXTIAKVLLSICSLLCDPNLDDPVVPEIARIYKXTEKYSRITSEWTRKYAI